One Hordeum vulgare subsp. vulgare chromosome 4H, MorexV3_pseudomolecules_assembly, whole genome shotgun sequence DNA window includes the following coding sequences:
- the LOC123449828 gene encoding beta-carotene 3-hydroxylase, chloroplastic-like, protein MAVARLVAAPFPLARARGPPARLLFAPLPLPRRRAAAPALRVASDGHGRPDQGAEDAALARARGAVSERAARKESERRTYLVAALMSSLGITSMAAAAVYYRFAWQMEGGEIPVTEMLGTLALSVGAAVGMEFWARWAHRALWHASLWHMHESHHLPRDGPFELNDVFAIINAVPAMALLAFGFFNRGLLPGLCFGAGLGITLFGMAYMFVHDGLVHRRFPVGPIENVPYFRRVAAAHQIHHMDKFDSVPYGLFLGPKELEEVGGTEELDKEVQRRIKRRQKSDAMQ, encoded by the exons ATGGCCGTCGCGAGGCTGGTGGCCGCGCCATTCCCCCTCGCCCGCGCCCGCGGCCCGCCGGCGCGGCTGCTCTTCGCGCCGCTCCCCCTCCCCCGCCGTCGCGCCGCCGCGCCCGCCCTGCGCGTGGCGTCGGACGGCCACGGACGCCCGGACCAGGGTGCGGAGGACGCGGCGCTGGCGCGGGCGAGGGGCGCGGTGTCGGAGCGCGCGGCGAGGAAGGAGTCGGAGCGGCGGACGTACCTGGTGGCCGCGCTCATGTCCAGCCTCGGCATCACctccatggccgccgccgccgtctacTACCGCTTCGCCTGGCAAATGGAG GGCGGCGAGATTCCGGTGACGGAGATGCTGGGCACCTTGGCACTCTCCGTGGGCGCGGCG GTGGGGATGGAGTTCTGGGCGCGGTGGGCGCACCGGGCGCTGTGGCACGCGTCGCTGTGGCACATGCACGAGTCGCACCACCTCCCCCGCGACGGGCCCTTCGAGCTCAACGACGTCTTCGCCATCATCAACGCCGTCCCGGCCATGGCCCTCCTCGCCTTCGGCTTCTTCAACCGCGGCCTCCTCCCCGGCCTCTGCTTCGGCGCC GGCCTGGGGATCACGCTGTTCGGGATGGCCTACATGTTCGTCCACGACGGGCTGGTCCACCGCCGCTTCCCCGTGGGCCCCATCGAGAACGTGCCCTACTTCCGGCGAGTCGCCGCCGCCCACCAG ATCCATCACATGGACAAGTTCGACAGCGTGCCATACGGGCTGTTCCTCGGCCCCAAG GAGCTGGAGGAGGTGGGAGGGACGGAGGAGCTGGACAAGGAGGTGCAGAGGAGGATCAAGAGGAGGCAGAAATCAGACGCCATGCAATga